In the Bacillota bacterium genome, TCGGGCACGTACTCCACGTAGTGGATGATGCCGTCGCGGTCGATGACGAAGATAGCACGCGACTCCAGCCGCAGCTCCTTGACCAGCGTGCCATACGCCTGTGCGAACGAGGCGTCACGATGGTCGGACAGTACCTTCACGCGGTCGATGTTCTCCGCGCCGCAGAAGCGTGCCTGCGCAAAGGGCAAATCCATGCTCACCGTCAGGATGACCACGTCTTCTGGTAGCTGTGCGGCTTCCTCGTTGAACCGCTTGGTCTGCGCGGAGCAGATGCCCGTGTCCAGCGATGGAACCACACTCAACAGAATCACCTTGCCCGCGTAATCTTTCAGCGAGGCTGGCTGCAGCGATTGGTCGATGATGGTGAATTCGGGCGCCTTATCACCCGGTTTCAGCTCGGGTCCAACCAGCGTCAACGGCTGTCCCT is a window encoding:
- the tpx gene encoding thiol peroxidase; amino-acid sequence: MERPGAVTFKGQPLTLVGPELKPGDKAPEFTIIDQSLQPASLKDYAGKVILLSVVPSLDTGICSAQTKRFNEEAAQLPEDVVILTVSMDLPFAQARFCGAENIDRVKVLSDHRDASFAQAYGTLVKELRLESRAIFVIDRDGIIHYVEYVPEIASHPNYDAALQAVKSLL